The segment AATATAGCCTGACCTTACCTCTGTACAATCCTACTTTAGAACCCCAAACCGTCACCATTGCCCTAGAAACCCCTATTAAACAAGATAAATTAGTCGATGGGTTACGTTTCTTCGATCCTCCGGGTTCATCGGTCTTTTTTCGCGGTCTTATTCGTGTTCGCTATCTCGATCAAATCCAAACTTGGCAAACCCGTTATTTTCACCTCGTTCAACGTCGCGGACAACAGGGAGAACCCTTGGTTAAACAAACGATCTTTCCCCAACGATGGCAACTGGTTAAAGTTGATTTAATGTATCCTCCTGACGCTACTCCTCCTCAAGTGTTAACCATTCGCACGATCGATTAAAGGTGCGAGTTCGGGGTTCGGAGGTCTATTTTGACCCCTACTTCCCTAACTTTAACTTGAGTTCGGGATAAGCCAAAAGACTAATTCTATCGTTGTCTGAAACACCCATTATCTCGTTAAAAATCATCCAACTCCGAACTCAGGTTAACTTTACTCAATGTCAGGTTATATAAATTTATAAATCTTTATATTGTGTTTCCTGAATGTGACACAACTTAGTATTTTCAAGCTTTTTCCCCTATCACTTCATAGATATTTACCAAGTTTTTTAATAAAGATTTAAGATTTTGTGACATTTGCTCCTAGACAAAGGATTTGGACTTATTGTAAAAGAAAGACAAGTCATGGGTTATTCAATTCAACCATGTCATTCTTGATCGCTAGGGAGATGACTATCGTGTCTAACTTATTTCGTTCACTATGTTTAACCGCCCTACTAAGCTTTATTACTCCTCTTTTTTTACTAGGCAGTATGTTAGGCGTTTTATTAGCTGTTAGCTATATTCCTGGTATTGCCGACATTGGACAGATCGGAGAAAATCAAATTCTGACCTTTCTGTCGATTTTTGGTGATGGCTATCCGCTCCAGGGTATGTTAACCATCGGTCTTACCTGTAGCACCGTAGCGGGATTATTCGATGTTTTTAATTTCTATTTATACCAAGATGTAAGAGGTCATTGAGCCCAAAAGTCTCCCATAAGCTACTCAACTAAGGCATTTATCGGCTTATTACTTTTCTAGAGACAATTCCTTTAGGGCGTTACTGAGGATGGGCTATAGGGTTGGTGAACTATGCCAACTAACCGCGATCGCTCAGTTTAAACCTAAAATTTAGCAAATTTCCCGTACAGAGGGCTTACCATCGATAATTTCGCCCACTAAGACAATATCGGTCACTCCCACAAACAAGCCGTTTTCGAGAACCCCTGGAATATTGTTAATGGTTTTTTCTAGGGTGGCTGGATCATCAATGCCTTCAAATTTGACATCAATCACCAGATTGCCCTGATCTGTCACCACGGGACCGGCTTTTCTCACTCCCATGCGTAATTCTGGTTTTCCTCCCAATTGTTCCAATTGACGCATCACAGGGGTAACTGCTTTGGGGATCACTTCGACGGGTAACAAGAACGTTGACCCCAACTTATCCACCAATTTATTACTATCGACAACGACAATAAAGACTTCAGCTAAGCTATCAACAATTTTTTCTTGGGTATGGGCAGCCCCACCTCCCTTAATTAAATTTTTGTTAGGATCAACTTCATCGGCTCCATCAATAGCCACATCGATACGATCAATGACATCAAGGGTCGTTAAAGGAATACCATACTTTCTAGCCAAGACTTCTGCTTGAAAAGAGGTTGTCACGCCAACAATATTCTTTAAGTCGCCTGACTTGAGCCGTTCCCCAATATACTCAATGGCATAGGCTGTGGTTGATCCCGTCCCTAAGCCAACAATCGAATCCGATTTGACCCGAGACGCGGCCGCCTTACCCACCTCTTGTTTCATGATCACTACGGGATCATTTGTCATTGTCATGCTCAAACTCCTTAAAAGACAGAAGATCAGTTCAAATGTTAAACATTGTCATCTCAAGAATAGGGGATGAGTGATCCCGTAATCAACTATTATTTTTCAGTCTCATACCCATCCCTGGCTCTTGAACTTTCCTAGTTGGTATTAGCAGCAGCGAGCATTTCCTTGAGTTTGTTTAACTCATCAGCCCAACGGGGATCAGGCTGGAAGGAATCTCCAGAGGTACTGGTCGTTCCTTGAGTACGGGGACGTTTTTTCCCTCCCCCACTTTTTTTACCCGAAGACTTGACTGGGGTAGGAGTAGGAGTAGGAGTCGTCGTTTCTTCTTGATCGTCGTCTTTTTTCCCCTTGGCGCGAGGTAACGCTTTTTCAATCTTGAGAGGACTATCCATAAACGGCTGACCGTTATATTTTTCAATAAATTCATCAGCCAATTCATCCGTTGCCACAGTCACAAAGGCAAACCCCCGACATTTGCCGGTTTTGCGATCTTTGATCACTTTGGTGGACATGATTTCCCCCGCATCAGCAAACATATCTTGTAAAGCTTGGCGTTCGATGGATTCTTTGGGTAAATTACCAACATAGAGACGAATGGGCATGAGATATACCTCCAGTGATTGATTTGAAAAAAAACTTGTTAACGCAGCACCAATTAGCCATCGTTTGATATGGCTCAAATGGGATGTGGCCAGAAATTCCCCAATGATGTATTTCCTGACAACCCAGATTATGGCTAGTAGTATCGGCTCGTGCCGTCAAAATTAATGCACCTCTAACTATGAATCATGGAATGATCATTAATCGTTCTGCTTCGGTCTTAAGTCGCCTTACCAACATCAGAGCGATTTAATTATACGCCCTATAGATTAATTAGGTATCACAACTCCTAAAACCCTTATAATATAAAGCTTTTAGGCTTGAGGTAAAAAACATAAGCCTAATTTACCTCAGAGTTACCTCAATTAATACTATTGTGCTAAGTTTTTTGCTTCCCTAACACTTCATTAACTATACCTCATTAACGATATCTTACCTAACTCAGTTTAGGGGTCTAAAATCGGTTAACTTAAGGATTTGACAGAATCGCAAAAGTATGTTAGCTATGGTAATGAAGTCAAGGTGAAAGTTAGCATCCCTTGAGAATTACATAAGACTTATAACTTTCTTTGCCACCAGTAGAATCATGATCTTGCCGTTGCATCCCTCTACACCCCTGATTCTATCGTTGAACGGCTCTAAGACTTTACCCTTGTTTTGAACTATAAGTTTGCCGAGGGTCGAATTTTGAATCATAAGCTTGCCCAGAGTTTTCTCATGAACTACCCCGACTTCTCAAAAGTCGGGGTTTCTAAATCCCCCACACTTCTATTATTATGCCCTTGACTTTTGTTGCTTCATTTCTCCGATTTGCTTTATCGATTCCGTAGGAAGAAATATAGACAATTATGTTATATTGGTCGCAAGTGGGCTTAATAATATTAAGCCCCTACAATATTAAGCCATTACCATGCCACCATCGACATTAAACACTTGTCCGGTAATATAAGAAGCGGCGGGATCTGTGGCTAAAAATCGCACCATTCCGGCGACTTCTTCGGGCATTCCATAGCGTCCGAGAGGAATAAATTTGATGATTTCTTCTGATTTAATATCGCTAGTCATATCAGTTGTAATAAAGCCTGGTGCAACCGCATTAACCGTTACTCCCCGACTGGCTAATTCTTTAGCAACGGTCTTAGTCAATCCGATCACCCCTGCTTTAGCCGCGCTATAATTAGCCTGACCTGGATTACCCATTAATCCTGAAACTGAAGTAATATTAATAATACGTCCTGATTTCTGTTTTAACATGGTTTTGGTGACGGCTTTAACACACAGAAATACTCCGGTTAAATTGAGATCAATGACTTCTTGCCACTGTTCAAGTTTCATCCGCATTAAAAGGGTATCGCGGGTAATTCCGGCATTATTGACTAATACATCAATGCGCCCAAATTTATCCAAAGTTGTTTGAATTAAAGTGTCTACCTCTTCGGTTTTTGAGACATCTCCTTGAACCGCGATCGCCTCTCCTCCACTATTAATAATAGCCTGTACAAGTTCTTCGGCTGCGCTACTCGAACGGGCATAGTTAACCACCACTTTTAACCCTTGTGATGCTAAGGCTAAGGCGATCGCCTTACCAATACCCCTTGATGCCCCTGTTACAATGGCTACTTGTTCACTTAACGCTTGACTGTCTGCCATAATGAATATCTCTAATTATTCTTACCAAAGACTATCTTACGGGGTAAGGGGACAGTTAAGTATCCTAAACAAAATGAATTAGACAGCAGGGTGGGTTTATTTGACTTACTTGTGAGAACCCTAATTATTAGAAAAAACCCGCCTCTACGAATTTGTACAACTAATTTTGTCTAACTACTTATTTTAGTAATCTTACTGTCTCTTTTTTTCACTAAATTGCCAATAAAGGGGCGGCATTTAATAACTTTTGTGTATAGGGATGTTTTGGGTGTTTAAATAGGGTTTGTGTATCATCTATTTCGACAATTTTCCCGCTATTCATAACGGCAATGCGATCGCAGAAAAATTTCGCTACCCACAGATCATGGGTAATAAACAAATAGGTTAAATTAAAGTCGATTTTTAACTCTAACATTAAGTCTAAAACCTGTGCCTGAACACTGGCATCTAACATACTAACAGGTTCATCACAAATCACTAATTTGGGTTTAGTAATTAATGCCCTTGCAATAGCTACTCGCTGCTGTTGTCCTCCTGATAAATCCGATGGATAGCGATAATAATAGTCATCAACAGGCGTTAATTTAACCCGCTCGAGCATCATTAAAACCTGCTCTTTGGCTTCTTGTTGGTTGGCTAATTGATGAATCAATAAGGGATCGGCAATACTTTCTCCCACCGTCATTAAAGGATTCAAACAAGCATTAGGATCTTGGAAGATCATCTGCATTTCTCGACGTTTTTGCCGCAATTCATTAGGCGGAAGCGTTATTAAGTTTTTTCCGAATAATTCTACTGTTCCTCCCGTGGGTTGAAGAAGTTGTAAAATCGTCCGCGATAGGGTACTTTTCCCACAGCCTGACTCACCCACTAAGCCTAAAATTTCCCCTACTTTTAATTCAAAACTGACTCCATCAACCGCTTTAATAACTTTTTTTTCTTTGCTGAAAATTTGTTGAATAAAATTGCCTTCTAAGGTAAAATATTGTTGGAGATTATCAACTTTTAATAAGGGGATTCCTGACTGAGTACTTTGTCTTAAAGTAGGAGTATTTTGAACTGTTTGTTCTTCAGTGACTTGAACGTGCAAAGCAGCAGCTAATAACGACTTAGTATACTCATGGTGCGGATGGTCAAGTAAGTCCTTTATAGACCCCATTTCGACAATTTTTCCCCCATTCATAACCGCTAAGCGATCGCAATATTCCCCGACCATCGCCAAGTCATGGGAAATTAATAGCAACGCCATATTTTCTTGCTCACACAAACGGGTCAATTCTTGCAAAATTTCTGCCGCAACGGTAACATCTAAAGCCGTTGTTGGTTCATCGGCAATAATCATTTTTGGGTTCAACAACAAAGCCAGCGCGATCGCCACCCGTTGTCGCATTCCTCCGCTAAATTCATGAGGGTACTGTTGCCAACGGTTAGGGGGGATTTTCACCTTTTCTAAGGTTTCTAAGACCCTTTTTTCGGCTTCACGGCGCGATAATTGGGGTTGATGCGCCTGGAGGGTTTCTAAGCAATGTTCGCCAATAGTCATTAAGGGATCAAGACGGGTCATGGGATCTTGGAAGACGAGTCCAACGACTTCTCCCCGAAAGCGTCTTAAGGCTTCTGAGGTCAATTCTAGGACAGATTTTCCCTCAAAGGTAATTTGCCCTTCAATCTGAGTTAAGCTAGGCAAAAGCTTCATAACTGCCCGTCCTAGGGTTGATTTTCCGCACCCCGACTCTCCAACTAACCCCAACTTTTCCCCACGGTTGAGCGTGAAGGATACATCATCC is part of the Rippkaea orientalis PCC 8801 genome and harbors:
- a CDS encoding RNA recognition motif domain-containing protein; its protein translation is MPIRLYVGNLPKESIERQALQDMFADAGEIMSTKVIKDRKTGKCRGFAFVTVATDELADEFIEKYNGQPFMDSPLKIEKALPRAKGKKDDDQEETTTPTPTPTPVKSSGKKSGGGKKRPRTQGTTSTSGDSFQPDPRWADELNKLKEMLAAANTN
- a CDS encoding dipeptide ABC transporter ATP-binding protein, with amino-acid sequence MNSHPLFCVDKIRIQYPHSNYWAVDDVSFTLNRGEKLGLVGESGCGKSTLGRAVMKLLPSLTQIEGQITFEGKSVLELTSEALRRFRGEVVGLVFQDPMTRLDPLMTIGEHCLETLQAHQPQLSRREAEKRVLETLEKVKIPPNRWQQYPHEFSGGMRQRVAIALALLLNPKMIIADEPTTALDVTVAAEILQELTRLCEQENMALLLISHDLAMVGEYCDRLAVMNGGKIVEMGSIKDLLDHPHHEYTKSLLAAALHVQVTEEQTVQNTPTLRQSTQSGIPLLKVDNLQQYFTLEGNFIQQIFSKEKKVIKAVDGVSFELKVGEILGLVGESGCGKSTLSRTILQLLQPTGGTVELFGKNLITLPPNELRQKRREMQMIFQDPNACLNPLMTVGESIADPLLIHQLANQQEAKEQVLMMLERVKLTPVDDYYYRYPSDLSGGQQQRVAIARALITKPKLVICDEPVSMLDASVQAQVLDLMLELKIDFNLTYLFITHDLWVAKFFCDRIAVMNSGKIVEIDDTQTLFKHPKHPYTQKLLNAAPLLAI
- the fabG gene encoding 3-oxoacyl-[acyl-carrier-protein] reductase translates to MADSQALSEQVAIVTGASRGIGKAIALALASQGLKVVVNYARSSSAAEELVQAIINSGGEAIAVQGDVSKTEEVDTLIQTTLDKFGRIDVLVNNAGITRDTLLMRMKLEQWQEVIDLNLTGVFLCVKAVTKTMLKQKSGRIINITSVSGLMGNPGQANYSAAKAGVIGLTKTVAKELASRGVTVNAVAPGFITTDMTSDIKSEEIIKFIPLGRYGMPEEVAGMVRFLATDPAASYITGQVFNVDGGMVMA
- the rpiA gene encoding ribose-5-phosphate isomerase RpiA, whose translation is MTMTNDPVVIMKQEVGKAAASRVKSDSIVGLGTGSTTAYAIEYIGERLKSGDLKNIVGVTTSFQAEVLARKYGIPLTTLDVIDRIDVAIDGADEVDPNKNLIKGGGAAHTQEKIVDSLAEVFIVVVDSNKLVDKLGSTFLLPVEVIPKAVTPVMRQLEQLGGKPELRMGVRKAGPVVTDQGNLVIDVKFEGIDDPATLEKTINNIPGVLENGLFVGVTDIVLVGEIIDGKPSVREIC